A genomic segment from Bacteroidota bacterium encodes:
- a CDS encoding PAS domain S-box protein translates to MNSSINYNTLKTILDNANQALFVTNAKGNICNANNTAGKIFGYSNEELLNYSFNDLVKSTAGSLDFTSFIKQQISPLTKFIGIHKEGFSFPVFVANTSFTDEQNGEQYYYITFNNGNQTQAINSADTLEKNEAKLKAILENLADVITVVNSDLEVVFQSSIKNILGYEESELIGQNILNYIHKDDLALIKQEFEKGIEKGGISNLIEFKFLSKSGNYIYFEASGNNQLNNPAVNGIIINSRDITTRKQIEKEVVLSRFTLNNIESSILWNMPDGTFLDYNDYAYKMLGYTKEEFKNISVANIDSTYTPEAWAEHWEHLRKEKHLSFESKHIRKDGTLIDVEINANYIQYGDFELNCALVNDITNRKKVEDALQASESQIRSVFDNTEIGFILFSADLRIVSFNATAEKYTIEEHEKQLVNDAYYLDYFPLDSRANILKHAQNVLAGNKMDFDLLGKKNKANQENWFNVKFSPVTNKNNEVVGLLMAMENISERKKIEKDLKISNERFEYVTQATFDAIWDWDLLTNHLFWGKGYHTLFGYNVVESNNYINESNYFIHEEDRERIFDSLQQAIDKGENNWNAQYRYLKSNGEYAFVEDKGVIVRNENGKAIRMIGAMQDISSQKQKEQQLKLYESVITNSTDSVLITGANATEEGYEIVFVNEAFTKMTGYTKKEVIGKTPKLLQGPKTNKKSLDRLDRALKNFKPCEIEVINYKKNGEEFWVNLAIVPIGDMNGSYTNWVSIQRDTTERNKNIIEKEAIFEIVKSINGSNNLENSLGEVIEKVCRYLDFQYGEVWSLNIDENKMVFRADWSANKKIFLKRSDASISTIEKGEGLPGTAWLNKERIYIKDLQNSIFVRKESAKKAGLVSGMALPIYFNNEVVAVFNLFSNKPFTKDQLYADLLNKLTSQIGADIQKNRKELELNQFFTLSPDLLSISGMDGYLKKINPAFTNILGYTEQELLAVPLIEFVHADDKHKTLFTAENFLDNNSNIYIENRFIAKNGEIKWLAWTCTPLVKEGLIFSATKDITEKKKMDDERKKLINELTSNNKELKQFSYITSHNMRAPLTNLLAIFQMLDTSKIVDEETLTLIEAMRQSTHNLNETLNDLIKILIIKENTNQKVFDLEFKVVLDYVRESISSIINNSNAVINVNFSKAPIVRFNKGYLESIFLNLITNSIKYAHTTRKPTIHIETRVGNEFIELIFKDNGLGFNEEKVKGKIFGLYQKFHNHPDSKGIGLYLVYSQVTALGGEISVNSIEGEGTTFVIKFKK, encoded by the coding sequence TTGAATAGCTCAATTAACTATAATACTTTAAAAACTATATTAGATAATGCAAATCAGGCATTATTTGTAACCAATGCAAAAGGTAATATTTGTAATGCCAATAATACAGCCGGCAAAATATTCGGATATAGTAATGAAGAGTTACTGAATTATTCATTCAATGATTTAGTTAAAAGTACTGCTGGAAGCCTTGATTTTACTAGCTTTATTAAACAACAAATAAGCCCCTTAACAAAATTTATTGGTATTCATAAAGAAGGGTTTAGCTTCCCTGTGTTTGTTGCTAATACTTCCTTCACAGATGAACAAAATGGCGAGCAGTATTATTACATCACATTCAATAACGGTAATCAAACACAAGCAATAAACTCAGCAGATACATTAGAAAAAAACGAAGCCAAATTAAAGGCCATACTTGAAAATTTAGCAGATGTAATAACGGTTGTAAATAGTGATTTAGAAGTTGTGTTTCAAAGTTCCATCAAAAACATATTAGGCTATGAGGAAAGTGAATTAATTGGACAAAATATTTTAAATTATATTCATAAAGACGACTTAGCGCTTATAAAACAAGAATTTGAAAAAGGTATTGAAAAGGGAGGAATAAGCAATTTAATTGAATTTAAGTTTTTAAGTAAAAGTGGCAATTATATATATTTTGAGGCCAGTGGAAATAACCAATTGAATAATCCCGCTGTAAATGGTATTATAATTAATTCAAGGGATATAACCACAAGGAAACAGATTGAAAAAGAAGTAGTATTATCAAGATTTACTTTAAATAATATAGAAAGTTCCATATTATGGAATATGCCTGATGGTACTTTTTTAGACTATAATGACTATGCTTATAAAATGCTAGGTTATACTAAAGAAGAGTTTAAAAACATATCAGTTGCTAATATTGACTCCACTTACACACCAGAAGCTTGGGCAGAGCATTGGGAACATTTAAGAAAAGAAAAACACCTAAGTTTTGAAAGCAAACATATTCGTAAAGACGGTACTTTAATTGATGTTGAAATTAATGCCAATTATATTCAATACGGAGACTTTGAATTAAATTGTGCTTTGGTTAACGATATAACCAACCGTAAAAAAGTAGAAGATGCACTTCAGGCATCAGAAAGCCAGATTCGCTCTGTTTTTGATAATACAGAAATAGGTTTTATTTTATTTTCAGCCGATTTAAGAATAGTTTCATTTAACGCTACTGCTGAAAAATATACCATTGAAGAGCACGAAAAACAGTTAGTTAATGATGCGTATTATTTAGATTATTTTCCTTTAGATTCAAGAGCGAATATTTTAAAGCATGCTCAAAATGTGCTGGCAGGTAATAAAATGGATTTTGATTTACTTGGAAAAAAAAATAAAGCCAATCAGGAGAATTGGTTTAATGTTAAGTTTTCGCCAGTTACAAATAAAAACAATGAGGTTGTTGGTTTATTAATGGCAATGGAAAATATTAGTGAACGTAAAAAAATTGAAAAAGATTTAAAAATCAGCAACGAACGATTTGAATATGTTACGCAAGCTACATTTGATGCTATTTGGGATTGGGATTTACTAACCAACCATTTGTTTTGGGGTAAAGGTTACCATACTTTGTTTGGTTATAATGTAGTTGAAAGTAATAATTACATTAATGAATCAAACTATTTTATTCATGAAGAAGATAGAGAACGCATATTTGATAGCTTGCAACAAGCAATAGATAAAGGTGAAAATAACTGGAATGCTCAATATCGATACTTAAAATCAAATGGCGAATATGCCTTTGTTGAAGATAAAGGTGTAATAGTGAGGAATGAAAATGGCAAAGCCATTAGAATGATAGGAGCTATGCAGGATATAAGCTCGCAGAAACAAAAAGAACAACAGTTGAAATTGTATGAATCCGTTATTACAAACTCAACAGATAGTGTTTTAATAACAGGAGCCAATGCAACAGAAGAAGGTTATGAAATAGTTTTTGTAAACGAAGCTTTTACCAAAATGACAGGTTATACCAAAAAAGAAGTAATTGGTAAAACACCCAAATTATTACAAGGACCTAAAACAAATAAAAAATCATTAGACCGCTTAGACAGAGCTTTAAAAAACTTTAAACCTTGCGAAATTGAAGTAATCAATTACAAAAAAAACGGGGAAGAGTTTTGGGTTAATTTAGCTATTGTTCCCATTGGCGATATGAATGGTTCATATACCAACTGGGTTTCTATTCAACGCGATACAACAGAGCGCAATAAAAATATAATTGAAAAAGAAGCCATATTTGAAATAGTTAAGTCAATTAATGGCAGTAATAATCTAGAAAACTCTTTAGGAGAAGTAATAGAAAAAGTTTGCAGATATTTAGATTTTCAATATGGTGAAGTTTGGTCGCTGAATATTGATGAAAATAAAATGGTTTTTAGGGCAGATTGGAGTGCCAATAAAAAAATATTTTTAAAGCGGAGCGATGCTAGCATAAGTACCATAGAAAAAGGAGAAGGTTTACCCGGTACAGCCTGGTTAAACAAAGAAAGAATATACATAAAGGATTTACAGAACTCTATTTTTGTAAGAAAAGAAAGTGCTAAAAAGGCAGGTTTAGTAAGTGGAATGGCCTTGCCGATTTATTTCAATAATGAGGTAGTAGCCGTGTTTAATTTATTTTCAAACAAGCCATTTACCAAAGACCAGCTATATGCAGATTTACTTAATAAACTAACAAGCCAAATAGGAGCTGATATTCAAAAAAACAGGAAAGAATTAGAACTGAACCAGTTTTTTACTTTATCACCCGATTTGCTTTCCATATCAGGTATGGATGGCTATTTAAAAAAAATAAATCCGGCTTTTACCAACATTTTAGGTTATACAGAGCAGGAGTTATTGGCTGTACCACTCATAGAATTTGTCCATGCAGATGATAAGCATAAAACACTATTTACGGCTGAAAACTTTTTGGATAATAATTCAAACATTTATATTGAAAACAGATTTATAGCTAAAAATGGTGAAATAAAATGGCTGGCTTGGACATGTACTCCACTGGTTAAAGAAGGGCTGATTTTTTCAGCTACCAAAGATATAACAGAAAAGAAAAAAATGGATGATGAGCGTAAAAAGCTTATCAATGAATTAACGAGCAATAACAAGGAGTTAAAACAGTTTTCATATATTACCTCACATAACATGAGAGCGCCATTAACTAATTTATTGGCTATTTTTCAAATGTTAGATACTTCAAAAATTGTTGATGAAGAAACATTGACTTTAATAGAAGCAATGAGGCAGTCAACCCATAATTTAAATGAGACACTTAATGATTTAATTAAAATTTTAATTATAAAAGAAAATACCAACCAAAAAGTATTTGACCTTGAATTTAAAGTAGTGCTTGATTATGTACGTGAAAGTATCAGTTCTATTATTAATAATTCAAATGCAGTTATTAATGTTAATTTTTCTAAAGCCCCAATAGTTAGGTTTAATAAAGGTTATTTGGAAAGTATATTTTTAAATTTAATAACCAATTCAATTAAATACGCTCACACAACACGAAAACCTACTATACACATTGAAACCAGAGTAGGCAATGAGTTTATTGAATTGATTTTTAAAGATAATGGGCTTGGTTTTAATGAAGAAAAAGTAAAAGGTAAAATATTTGGGTTGTACCAAAAATTCCATAATCATCCGGATAGTAAAGGGATAGGTCTGTATTTGGTTTACTCTCAGGTAACAGCATTAGGTGGCGAAATATCAGTTAATAGTATAGAGGGCGAGGGTACTACGTTCGTAATAAAGTTTAAAAAATAA